A region from the Mya arenaria isolate MELC-2E11 chromosome 2, ASM2691426v1 genome encodes:
- the LOC128246664 gene encoding uncharacterized protein LOC128246664: protein MSNRKVLFVVTNHSKLGNSDKKTGWYLPEAAHPYKVLTSAGYHVDFLSPKGGKAPMDPGSADAFKDDPDCTTFLKEHASKMDTTLAPSAVKAGDYKGLFYVGGHGPMFDLPGDVATAKLAADIYEQGGILGAVCHGTVGFVPIKVSGKPLVKDKTVTSFTNAEEDAVNLSKDMPFMLETKLKELGAKFVGADLWASNVQVSGRLVTGQNPASASATAEKMVELLNDVK from the exons ATGTCTAATAGGAAGGTGTTATTCGTGGTGACGAACCACTCCAAGCTCGGAAATTCGGACAAGAAGACGGGTTGGTATCTACCGGAAGCCGCCCACCCGTACAAGGTGCTCACCTCGGCCGGATACCATGTAGATTTCCTCAGCCCCAAAGGCGGAAAGGCGCCAATG GATCCAGGGAGTGCCGATGCGTTCAAGGACGACCCCGATTGCACGACGTTTCTGAAGGAACACGCCTCCAAGATGGACACCACCCTGGCACCTTCGGCTGTCAAGGCAGG TGACTACAAGGGACTGTTTTACGTCGGTGGGCACGGCCCCATGTTCGATTTACCCGGAGATGTCGCCACTGCGAAGCTCGCGGCCGACATCTACGAACAGGGCGGGATCCTCGGGGCTGTCTGTCACGGAACCGTCG GTTTCGTGCCCATTAAGGTGTCTGGCAAGCCGCTGGTGAAAGACAAGACGGTAACGTCATTCACGAACGCGGAGGAGGACGCGGTGAACCTGTCGAAGGATATGCCGTTTATGCTGGAAACCAAGCTGAAGGAACTAGGTGCGAAATTTGTGGGAGCGGATTTGTGGGCGTCTAACGTGCAG GTGAGCGGGCGGCTGGTAACTGGGCAGAACCCGGCATCCGCCAGTGCAACTGCGGAAAAGATGGTGGAACTCCTGAACGACGTCAAATAG
- the LOC128220567 gene encoding uncharacterized protein LOC128220567 yields the protein MALETDIKPIERFEITPETLEFTTGADTRNIGIKHFLCLRRTLPKTRLSQAILYENVSYRRQLDMKMTSMRQDRLRNAQVLDSNMRAFRQAQKRKQQKWKRLDEVRLSNMNFPCVHMSNESERPKSCKIMYRMSEFKPEGEKAETPSPILPKMNLTVLREQTEIITHREKTFMTKFPEIIEYDQKLIDRYNNYCGKKFLEDGGSGRDARFHRFIKSLSPAVVSLDDYPHENVKSLSRLFKYATKDDRDRQTPRSARLVPKSHQQNMKHDVARRFDAIKSRESTFYSDDSDPVTERLMKTEAAIKHAERFQRTGEYLLETYRSDDVIQLSKHRRQDHDDIPEEENNGVPSAPPAVETDDGDTST from the coding sequence ATGGCTTTGGAAACGGATATTAAACCGATCGAGCGTTTCGAAATAACACCGGAAACGCTCGAGTTCACCACCGGCGCGGACACGAGAAACATTGGCATTAAACACTTCCTGTGTTTAAGACGGACCCTGCCAAAGACACGGCTTTCCCAGGCAATACTGTACGAAAATGTAAGCTACAGGCGCCAGCTGGACATGAAAATGACCTCCATGCGACAAGACCGGCTCCGAAACGCGCAGGTGCTCGACTCCAACATGCGTGCCTTCCGACAGGCACAGAAACGGAAGCAGCAGAAGTGGAAACGCCTCGATGAGGTCAGACTGTCGAACATGAATTTTCCGTGTGTACATATGAGTAATGAGAGCGAACGGCCAAAGAGTTGTAAAATCATGTACCGGATGTCTGAGTTCAAACCGGAAGGAGAAAAAGCCGAAACGCCTTCTCcgattttgccaaaaatgaaCCTAACCGTATTAAGAGAGCAGACAGAAATAATTACTCATAGAGAAAAAACCTTCATGACTAAGTTTCCAGAAATTATTGAATACGACCAAAAACTGATTGACCGATACAATAACTATTGTGGGAAAAAGTTTCTGGAGGACGGTGGGTCCGGACGGGACGCCAGATTCCACAGGTTTATAAAGAGCCTCTCTCCCGCGGTTGTCTCCCTTGACGACTATCCGCACGAAAATGTTAAATCACTCAGCCGCCTGTTTAAGTATGCCACCAAGGACGACAGGGACAGACAGACGCCGCGTTCCGCCCGTCTGGTGCCGAAATCCCACCAGCAGAACATGAAACACGACGTCGCCCGAAGGTTCGATGCCATCAAATCCCGCGAGAGCACTTTCTACTCCGACGATTCAGATCCCGTCACCGAACGTTTGATGAAAACGGAAGCTGCAATTAAGCATGCGGAACGCTTCCAGCGCACAGGTGAATACCTATTGGAAACATACAGAAGCGATGACGTCATTCAACTGAGCAAACACAGACGTCAGGACCACGACGACATTCCGGAAGAAGAAAATAACGGCGTGCCAAGTGCTCCTCCGGCTGTAGAAACAGACGACGGTGATACTAGCACATAG